Proteins co-encoded in one Bemisia tabaci chromosome 9, PGI_BMITA_v3 genomic window:
- the LOC109034716 gene encoding uncharacterized protein: MSFQVDSVELVHDGKSSDQDSPHIDSIEFSGLSSMDGSPELEKAPANSGELAMLKPLNQKAVVVKDAKLVEHIESLGKGTPCPRIRKIESPNRKVMPVSFSAKTTKSPKENVPPSTTQFSARNIDTSNQVNPPKNTALTDSTNSPSRGVLTNSPNQKALLGKFFGSPDIRTAPNHIVSDVVESTVKTQYPKGEPIANAVEFSIKLSEVLNNIMNSPTKDGDDFIILDDLDDLGESPGMKIRTIKISQNSAPSTDSMDVAPLDVTASSLKETTPVNVVEPAENIISSNDPTDVTPSDITASSTKRTTPVKVIEHAKNTTSSNQNSMDVASADISEPSIKEPTPIQVVNIQSLRQTSTENTTSSNDPMDVVEIDIIEPSTKETTPLEIVDLATPPRVVKSIRTPTSVSGAKKKTDKPLIGASASFKAKERVKPEKPPVPSWFRNVSFTEIGNITGGRRVVSVRGKIIFSSRPHRSGGKGLELYFDVADETGIIRVFAHDKVAFFFKKQIVVGKTLQMIRAVVHPRQPLVNNLDHPSELHLDEYTDLVWEVKSRLLKALDLDIRFVAYEDVESFGADEFFDVTGTALHFRLHTEEGERSCITIRDDRGYELDVTYFDWYIPTHESMLGLRIDILRCRFNHVDRIVDATGSHVKIDGRPVRAYYSSYLDFF, encoded by the coding sequence ATGTCCTTTCAAGTGGACAGCGTCGAGCTGGTGCACGATGGCAAGTCTTCAGACCAGGATTCACCTCACATCGACAGCATTGAGTTCTCGGGTCTTTCGAGCATGGACGGGTCTCCAGAACTTGAGAAAGCTCCAGCAAATAGCGGTGAGTTAGCGATGCTTAAACCTCTAAACCAGAAAGCAGTCGTAGTTAAAGATGCCAAGTTGGTAGAGCATATTGAGTCCCTGGGCAAGGGAACCCCTTGTCCGCGCATTAGGAAAATCGAGTCTCCAAATCGGAAAGTAATGCCGGTGAGTTTTTCAGCGAAGACCACCAAGTCCCCAAAGGAAAATGTTCCTCCCAGTACCACTCAGTTCAGCGCTAGAAATATAGACACTTCGAATCAGGTTAATCCTCCCAAGAATACCGCGTTAACAGATAGCACCAATTCTCCAAGTCGGGGAGTACTCACCAACTCTCCAAACCAGAAAGCACTTTTGGGAAAATTCTTCGGGTCACCGGACATCAGAACCGCCCCAAATCACATAGTATCAGATGTTGTTGAGTCAACGGTCAAAACTCAGTACCCTAAAGGAGAACCGATAGCAAATGCTGTTGAGTTCTCTATAAAGCTTTCTGAAGTACTGAATAATATCATGAATTCCCCAACGAAGGATGGAGATGACTTCATTATATTGGATGACCTAGATGATCTCGGCGAGTCTCCTGGAATGAAAATACGCACCATCAAGATCTCGCAAAACTCTGCACCTTCAACTGATTCGATGGATGTTGCGCCTTTAGACGTTACCGCATCATCACTTAAGGAAACAACCCCGGTAAACGTCGTTGAGCCGGCGGAAAATATCATCTCCTCAAATGATCCGACGGATGTTACGCCGTCAGATATTACCGCGTCATCAACTAAGAGAACAACCCCGGTAAAAGTCATTGAGCATGCAAAAAACACCACGTCCTCAAATCAGAATTCAATGGATGTTGCGTCGGCGGATATTTCCGAGCCATCAATTAAGGAACCAACCCCTATCCAAGTCGTCAACATTCAGTCTCTCAGGCAGACCTCAACGGAAAATACCACATCCTCAAATGATCCAATGGACGTTGTGGAGATAGACATAATCGAGCCATCGACCAAGGAAACCACCCCTCTGGAAATcgtcgatttggcaacacccccAAGGGTGGTAAAATCGATCCGGACGCCGACCTCCGTTTCCGGTGCGAAGAAAAAAACCGACAAGCCATTGATCGGGGCTTCAGCGTCCTTTAAGGCCAAGGAGCGAGTCAAGCCCGAGAAGCCACCGGTCCCAAGCTGGTTTCGGAACGTGTCTTTCACCGAAATCGGGAACATcaccggagggagaagggtcgTCAGTGTGAGGGGGAAGATCATCTTCAGCTCGCGCCCTCACCGTTCGGGCGGAAAGGGTCTCGAACTGTACTTCGACGTAGCCGACGAGACGGGAATCATCCGCGTCTTCGCGCACGATAAGGTAGCGTTCTTCTTCAAGAAGCAGATCGTCGTCGGTAAAACTCTCCAGATGATCCGCGCCGTAGTACACCCCAGGCAGCCTCTCGTCAATAACCTCGACCATCCCAGCGAGCTGCACTTGGACGAGTACACGGACCTAGTGTGGGAGGTCAAAAGCCGTCTTCTGAAAGCCCTGGACCTGGATATCCGTTTCGTGGCGTACGAGGATGTCGAATCCTTCGGCGCGGACGAATTTTTCGACGTGACCGGAACCGCTCTTCATTTCCGCCTTCACACCGAGGAAGGTGAGAGGAGTTGCATAACGATCAGGGACGACAGAGGGTATGAGTTGGATGTCACTTATTTCGATTGGTATATTCCTACCCATGAAAGCATGCTCGGCCTGAGAATCGATATCCTGCGATGCCGTTTTAACCACGTAGATCGCATAGTCGATGCAACCGGGAGCCATGTCAAAATCGACGGTCGACCCGTGAGAGCGTACTATAGTTCCTATCTAGACTTTTTCTAG